A single window of Periplaneta americana isolate PAMFEO1 chromosome 14, P.americana_PAMFEO1_priV1, whole genome shotgun sequence DNA harbors:
- the jim gene encoding zinc finger protein 768 isoform X1: MAINFSASFAACLAAGLKVPRQIMYCIAQDTGAPYVLYKDGMERPQGQPGQWGPGAPQDGGYPPQGSSSSGSPQQPCGPGDADGSGTTGANGLPPSRDQQQQGTMTSPVPSPYAPPQSVPPDPVQAPQPQGPPHAPGEEDPSQQQQQQQQQVQQQHSPGTQPQPPQPPQPPPPPPPPQPHSDVDQQQQQQQQQQQHPQQQPPPPPPPPPPQPQQQRPPPQCFPPAGPGPGQPDMQQQAYPGQHYFKDSRGHHPPAMPPHMLAPGSFTALHYLKQPGVMLTSLGPMGTGGGGEGGGQLDGNANGHPYGPAGANMQDMRAASLPDIIQQQQQQQQQQQQGVGGKAGKGGANGELRLFKCLTCGKDFKQKSTLLQHERIHTDSRPYGCPECGKRFRQQSHLTQHLRIHANEKPYACVYCERTFRQRAILNQHLRIHSGEKPYQCPECGKHFRQKAILNQHVRTHQDVSPHLVFKNGMTPTLWPQDVPYPPDAEKDDAASTFGGGEDGSSQQADQRGNGQCFSPDSLQQYPAYFKDSKGTNHAAFGGGNFGALQYLKQGQGGKGCLPDVIQHGRSAGMPLYVRCPICQKEFKQKSTLLQHGCIHIESRPYPCPECGKRFRQQSHLTQHLRIHTNEKPYGCVYCGRNFRQRTILNQHLRIHTGEKPYKCSQCGKDFRQKAILDQHTRTHQGDRPFCCPMPNCRRRFATEPEVKKHIENHMNPHAAKSRRSNNLTETKHHPIGAMGSAGDRGPSLLTRGIPPTAVVKPELYFPQCYAPAFNHQPTPGPGAQFPGNPNPPPGNGEFKPPTGLPAQ; the protein is encoded by the exons ATGGCAATAAATTTCTCGGCATCATTTGCGGCGTGCTTGGCCGCTGGCCTCAAGGTGCCCAGGCAAATTATGTACTGCATTGCTCAGG ACACGGGGGCCCCTTACGTATTATATAAAGACGGAATGGAAAGGCCTCAAGGCCAGCCTGGCCAGTGGGGCCCAGGAGCACCTCAAGATGGGGGTTATCCTCCACAGGGCTCCTCTTCATCTGGGAGTCCCCAGCAGCCTTGTGGTCCTGGTGACGCAGATGGATCTGGAACCACAGGGGCCAATGGACTGCCACCAAGTAGGGACCAACAACAACAGGGTACAATGACGTCACCTGTTCCATCCCCCTATGCTCCACCGCAGTCGGTCCCACCTGATCCAGTGCAAGCACCACAACCACAAGGACCTCCACATGCACCAGGAGAGGAAGATCCTTcccaacaacagcagcagcagcagcaacaagtTCAACAGCAACACTCTCCTGGCACCCAACCACAGCCTCCACAGCccccacaaccaccaccaccacctccgccACCACAGCCACACAGTGATGTGGAtcagcagcaacagcaacaacagcagcagcagcaacatccACAGCAGCAACCTCCACCAcctccgccgccaccaccaccacaacctcAACAGCAGAGGCCACCTCCTCAGTGCTTTCCACCTGCCGGGCCAGGCCCAGGTCAGCCAGACATGCAGCAGCAGGCATACCCAGGCCAGCATTACTTTAAGGACTCGCGAGGCCACCACCCACCAGCCATGCCTCCACACATGCTGGCACCCGGCAGCTTCACCGCCCTGCACTACTTGAAGCAACCCGGAGTGATGCTCACTTCACTGGGGCCTATGGGCACAGGGGGAGGTGGGGAAGGTGGTGGACAGTTGGACGGGAATGCCAATGGACACCCGTATGGTCCAGCAGGAGCAAATATGCAGGACATGAGAGCTGCGTCGCTCCCAGACATCatccaacagcagcagcagcagcaacaacagcagcagcagggtGTCGGGGGAAAGGCGGGGAAGGGTGGAGCGAATGGAGAACTGAGATTGTTCAAGTGTTTGACGTGCGGAAAGGATTTCAAGCAGAAGTCGACGCTGCTCCAACATGAACGAATCCACACGGATAGCCGTCCGTACGGGTGCCCCGAATGTGGGAAACGGTTCCGGCAGCAGTCTCACCTGACGCAGCACCTACGCATCCACGCAAACGAGAAGCCATATGCTTGCGTGTACTGCGAGCGTACGTTCCGGCAGCGTGCGATCCTGAACCAGCACCTGCGCATCCACTCTGGTGAGAAGCCCTATCAGTGCCCAGAGTGCGGGAAGCACTTCCGCCAGAAGGCCATCCTCAACCAGCACGTCCGCACACACCAAG ATGTGAGTCCTCATCTGGTGTTCAAGAATGGGATGACCCCCACACTGTGGCCACAGGATGTGCCATATCCTCCAGATGCGGAAAAGGATGATGCGGCATCTACATTTGGCGGCGGTGAAGATGGGAGCTCGCAACAGGCGGATCAACGGGGTAACGGACAGTGTTTCTCTCCTGACTCGCTGCAGCAATACCCGGCATACTTCAAAGACTCCAAGGGGACAAATCATGCAGCATTTGGGGGTGGGAACTTTGGGGCACTTCAGTACCTGAAGCAAGGTCAGGGTGGAAAGGGTTGCTTGCCAGATGTGATACAACATGGACGAAGCGCAGGCATGCCCTTGTATGTGCGCTGCCCGATCTGCCAAAAGGAGTTCAAGCAGAAATCGACACTGTTGCAGCACGGCTGCATACACATAGAATCTCGACCTTATCCTTGCCCCGAATGTGGGAAGCGATTCCGGCAGCAGTCGCACCTGACACAGCATCTACGCATACACACCAATGAAAAGCCTTACGGCTGTGTGTATTGTGGTCGCAACTTCCGTCAGCGCACCATCTTGAACCAGCACCTGCGTATCCATACTGGTGAAAAGCCCTATAAGTGTTCGCAGTGTGGTAAGGACTTCCGACAGAAGGCTATCCTAGACCAGCACACGCGGACTCACCAAGGAGATCGCCCATTCTGCTGTCCCATGCCCAATTGTCGACGTCGCTTTGCTACAGAACCGGAAGTAAAGAAGCACATCGAGAACCACATGAACCCACATGCAGCTAAATCTCGCCGTAGCAACAATTTGACAGAGACAAAACATCACCCTATTGGTGCCATGGGGAGTGCAGGGGATCGAGGGCCCTCTCTTCTAACTCGAGGTATTCCTCCTACTGCCGTGGTGAAACCAGAACTATACTTTCCCCAGTGCTATGCCCCGGCATTCAACCACCAGCCCACTCCAGGGCCTGGCGCCCAATTCCCTGGCAATCCTAACCCTCCACCTGGCAATGGGGAGTTCAAGCCTCCCACAGGCCTGCCCGCACAATGA
- the jim gene encoding zinc finger protein 768 isoform X2, translating into MAINFSASFAACLAAGLKVPRQIMYCIAQDTGAPYVLYKDGMERPQGQPGQWGPGAPQDGGYPPQGSSSSGSPQQPCGPGDADGSGTTGANGLPPSRDQQQQGTMTSPVPSPYAPPQSVPPDPVQAPQPQGPPHAPGEEDPSQQQQQQQQQVQQQHSPGTQPQPPQPPQPPPPPPPPQPHSDVDQQQQQQQQQQQHPQQQPPPPPPPPPPQPQQQRPPPQCFPPAGPGPGQPDMQQQAYPGQHYFKDSRGHHPPAMPPHMLAPGSFTALHYLKQPGVMLTSLGPMGTGGGGEGGGQLDGNANGHPYGPAGANMQDMRAASLPDIIQQQQQQQQQQQQGVGGKAGKGGANGELRLFKCLTCGKDFKQKSTLLQHERIHTDSRPYGCPECGKRFRQQSHLTQHLRIHANEKPYACVYCERTFRQRAILNQHLRIHSDVSPHLVFKNGMTPTLWPQDVPYPPDAEKDDAASTFGGGEDGSSQQADQRGNGQCFSPDSLQQYPAYFKDSKGTNHAAFGGGNFGALQYLKQGQGGKGCLPDVIQHGRSAGMPLYVRCPICQKEFKQKSTLLQHGCIHIESRPYPCPECGKRFRQQSHLTQHLRIHTNEKPYGCVYCGRNFRQRTILNQHLRIHTGEKPYKCSQCGKDFRQKAILDQHTRTHQGDRPFCCPMPNCRRRFATEPEVKKHIENHMNPHAAKSRRSNNLTETKHHPIGAMGSAGDRGPSLLTRGIPPTAVVKPELYFPQCYAPAFNHQPTPGPGAQFPGNPNPPPGNGEFKPPTGLPAQ; encoded by the exons ATGGCAATAAATTTCTCGGCATCATTTGCGGCGTGCTTGGCCGCTGGCCTCAAGGTGCCCAGGCAAATTATGTACTGCATTGCTCAGG ACACGGGGGCCCCTTACGTATTATATAAAGACGGAATGGAAAGGCCTCAAGGCCAGCCTGGCCAGTGGGGCCCAGGAGCACCTCAAGATGGGGGTTATCCTCCACAGGGCTCCTCTTCATCTGGGAGTCCCCAGCAGCCTTGTGGTCCTGGTGACGCAGATGGATCTGGAACCACAGGGGCCAATGGACTGCCACCAAGTAGGGACCAACAACAACAGGGTACAATGACGTCACCTGTTCCATCCCCCTATGCTCCACCGCAGTCGGTCCCACCTGATCCAGTGCAAGCACCACAACCACAAGGACCTCCACATGCACCAGGAGAGGAAGATCCTTcccaacaacagcagcagcagcagcaacaagtTCAACAGCAACACTCTCCTGGCACCCAACCACAGCCTCCACAGCccccacaaccaccaccaccacctccgccACCACAGCCACACAGTGATGTGGAtcagcagcaacagcaacaacagcagcagcagcaacatccACAGCAGCAACCTCCACCAcctccgccgccaccaccaccacaacctcAACAGCAGAGGCCACCTCCTCAGTGCTTTCCACCTGCCGGGCCAGGCCCAGGTCAGCCAGACATGCAGCAGCAGGCATACCCAGGCCAGCATTACTTTAAGGACTCGCGAGGCCACCACCCACCAGCCATGCCTCCACACATGCTGGCACCCGGCAGCTTCACCGCCCTGCACTACTTGAAGCAACCCGGAGTGATGCTCACTTCACTGGGGCCTATGGGCACAGGGGGAGGTGGGGAAGGTGGTGGACAGTTGGACGGGAATGCCAATGGACACCCGTATGGTCCAGCAGGAGCAAATATGCAGGACATGAGAGCTGCGTCGCTCCCAGACATCatccaacagcagcagcagcagcaacaacagcagcagcagggtGTCGGGGGAAAGGCGGGGAAGGGTGGAGCGAATGGAGAACTGAGATTGTTCAAGTGTTTGACGTGCGGAAAGGATTTCAAGCAGAAGTCGACGCTGCTCCAACATGAACGAATCCACACGGATAGCCGTCCGTACGGGTGCCCCGAATGTGGGAAACGGTTCCGGCAGCAGTCTCACCTGACGCAGCACCTACGCATCCACGCAAACGAGAAGCCATATGCTTGCGTGTACTGCGAGCGTACGTTCCGGCAGCGTGCGATCCTGAACCAGCACCTGCGCATCCACTCTG ATGTGAGTCCTCATCTGGTGTTCAAGAATGGGATGACCCCCACACTGTGGCCACAGGATGTGCCATATCCTCCAGATGCGGAAAAGGATGATGCGGCATCTACATTTGGCGGCGGTGAAGATGGGAGCTCGCAACAGGCGGATCAACGGGGTAACGGACAGTGTTTCTCTCCTGACTCGCTGCAGCAATACCCGGCATACTTCAAAGACTCCAAGGGGACAAATCATGCAGCATTTGGGGGTGGGAACTTTGGGGCACTTCAGTACCTGAAGCAAGGTCAGGGTGGAAAGGGTTGCTTGCCAGATGTGATACAACATGGACGAAGCGCAGGCATGCCCTTGTATGTGCGCTGCCCGATCTGCCAAAAGGAGTTCAAGCAGAAATCGACACTGTTGCAGCACGGCTGCATACACATAGAATCTCGACCTTATCCTTGCCCCGAATGTGGGAAGCGATTCCGGCAGCAGTCGCACCTGACACAGCATCTACGCATACACACCAATGAAAAGCCTTACGGCTGTGTGTATTGTGGTCGCAACTTCCGTCAGCGCACCATCTTGAACCAGCACCTGCGTATCCATACTGGTGAAAAGCCCTATAAGTGTTCGCAGTGTGGTAAGGACTTCCGACAGAAGGCTATCCTAGACCAGCACACGCGGACTCACCAAGGAGATCGCCCATTCTGCTGTCCCATGCCCAATTGTCGACGTCGCTTTGCTACAGAACCGGAAGTAAAGAAGCACATCGAGAACCACATGAACCCACATGCAGCTAAATCTCGCCGTAGCAACAATTTGACAGAGACAAAACATCACCCTATTGGTGCCATGGGGAGTGCAGGGGATCGAGGGCCCTCTCTTCTAACTCGAGGTATTCCTCCTACTGCCGTGGTGAAACCAGAACTATACTTTCCCCAGTGCTATGCCCCGGCATTCAACCACCAGCCCACTCCAGGGCCTGGCGCCCAATTCCCTGGCAATCCTAACCCTCCACCTGGCAATGGGGAGTTCAAGCCTCCCACAGGCCTGCCCGCACAATGA